The DNA window GTCCCGTAGGCGCCACTACCTGTGATTGTTTAGGCAGGTGGGCACTTGGTCGTATTGAATGCTTCGTACTTGTAAGTGGTATTCTGCTTTGCAAATGGAGGCAGAAAATGGTCGGTTGGACAAAGTTGCCTACCGGTGTCTCGCAAAAGAAAATGCGAGTCAAATCTCCCAAAGAGCGTCGGTTTCCATTATTTGAAGTAGTATTTATTCTTGTAGGGAACTAACAACTATGTAGACGACATTGTCTGAGTTAAAGTCTCTCTTAGGGAACACAAAGAGCAGCTTTCCACCGACATGGTAAAGGAACCGTGTCAGAGTGcgccaaaagaagaatgaaaaaacAACAATTCAAGTTCATGGCAAAACAGAATAGAAGCAAAAAGTCTGTGTGCCCAGGTAAAGCTTAGCTGAATAGGGATCCTCAATAGATGATGCGGCTGTGCGTCACATGCTAACTGCCTTGGACATGGTCAAGAGACAGTTTAGAAGCAGCGCACAGATAGAATTTAGAATTCAAACGTGCCTATCCCACTAACTGCTATGGAACCTAATTTCCCAGGAGGAAAACTCAAACACCACGCATACTCTGGAGCCTCTCATCCCCAACAAGACGTCGTGTCCCAAACAATGCTCTGTCTACCGAgtcagaaaagagaacagAATCAATCAATCCTACTGCCATGGATAACCTGATGCCAAGAACTTTTGCCGCGATGGCTAGTGGTACCTTCTATTATCTTAGTAGTAGTTTATTTTTGGCGTCCGTCACCCCGCTTGCCGCAGTGCGTACAGGTACTAGATCCGGCAGCCCGCAATGGCGCTCACGCGGGTATTGCTACCGCGTGCTGCAAGCATTCAATGGCCTGCCTGCGAAAGCTTGAATCGGCGCATCGCCACAGGGCCCCAATTAGGGAggtccagctgctgctgaccCGGACGCAGCTCTATTAGGGATCTACCTACGGAACTTGGTCTCTAGGCGAGATGTGTCAAGCTCAGGCAAGTCAAAACGCCGCCGTCAGAGGTTTTGGGCGCGCTATTCTACCCAGCGCTACAGGTACCGGCAGCAGGCCTTCATTCCGTCCGGTACAAGCCTCCCTCGGCAAAGCTACATGCCGTCGCGCACAGCCTCGCGCCGGCCGCACAAGTCCTCCGAGGGGCCACGGCAGGTACCTGCGTGAGCGCCGCCagaaaagccacagctgGGGGGATCACTTCACTGATTCGACTCCACCACCTTGTAAAAAGTGGACACCTCGGGACCTGCAACATCACGGGATTTGGAAAGGACACAGTGGTATGTAGGAGGATAATCCGAGCGTTTTTGAGGTCATAGCCATCGCCAAACCTGCTCCCCTTCGCCCCTCCTCTTGCTGCAAtctcgcttctgcttctccggCGCACAATTGTCCTCATCCCACCCAATTCGACCACCCGGTGCTTCTTCTGAGCTGCCTCGGgcgcgctgctgcttgttgatCTCGCcagctcttttgctttggtAGCTCCGGATCGGATCGCATctcatcgcatcgcatcgcgCTGCGCCGAAACGCTCCTCTTGAACTTGCTCCAGGAGCTCCAGTTTGCCCAAGTCGCTGAAGAGGGCCCGCAGCCGTCGGTATCATCCTCGAGAGGCAGTCGAGGAAGCAAGGTCGAGCTTGGAataggaagaaaaaaaggtcgCAGGACAGCTCTGGTCAAAATGTCGCACCGTGGTCCTTCTGGCTATGGCATTGGCGGCCCCAGCGCCTATCctggaggcggcggaagTGTTGGGGTTTCCGACGAGTCCAACGGAGGCAGCATCCTGGATCAGCTGCGGCCGTACACCAGCAAGGTCGAGGATATCCTGGACACTGCCAGCGAGCCCATCAAGCCGTAAGTGGTCACGATCGCGTCAGTGGAGGCATCTCAGCAGCTAACGCGGCGGCGCATTGTAGATACATGCCCGCAATTGGGAGATTCCTGATTGTCGTCACCTTCCTCGAGGATGCGCTCCGAATCATCACCCAATGGAGCGACCAGCTGCTGTATCTTCACGATTACCGCCACAGTAAGAATTGGTCCCAGCGCATTCGCACATTGTCCAATGTGTATGTATTATTCTGGAATGCATGTGCTAACGCGTTGACCAGTTCCATCCGGAATCACccacctcttcctcctcttcaacgTCATCGCCATGGTCTCCTGCTCCACTCTCGTCATCGCCAGAAAGTACTCTGATTACGCTGTTGGAGGGCTCATGAGCGTTGTGGTCATTCAGGCTTTCGGCTACGGCTTGATCTTCGATCTCAACTTCTTCCTGCGAAACCTGTCCGTCATTGGTGGCCTCCTCATGGTCCTCTCTGACTCTTGGGTCCGCAAGaccaaggcctttgctggTCTCCCCACCTTGGacgagaaggacaagaagatgtACTTCCAGCTGGCCGGTCGTGttctcctcatcttcctcttcattgGCTTCGTCTTCAGCGGCGAATGGTCCTTCTGGCGCGTCCTTGTCTGCAtccttggcgctggcgcCTGCGTCATGGTCGTTGTGGGCTTCAAGGCCAAGTACAGCGCTACGCTGCTTGTCGTCATCCTGAGCGGCTTCAACCTGTTGGTCAACAACTTCTGGACTGTAAGTTTCTGCGCTGCCATCATTTGCACCCCTTCGCTAACAAGATTCCCCCCCGCAGCTTCACGAGCACCACCCCCACAAGGACTTTGCCAAGTACGACTTCTTCCAGATCCTTTCCATCGTCGGTGGTCTGCTTCTCCTGGTCAACAGTGGCCCGGGCCAGTTCAGCatcgacgagaagaagaaggtttACTAAGTCCgacgaaaacaaaaataacGGACAAACCCCAGTGTTTGGATTTGATGGCACACGAGCAACGCTGCTCTTCTACGATCTGGAATTGCATCACAAAAACTCTTTTgttggagtttttttttttttctacccTTTTTTTGGGTTGTATGGGATCAATGGGAAGTGGATTTGCTGGTATGAGTCTACATGACGAAGTATGGACCATTTAGGACGCTGCAAGTTATGCACATACTACatggagaaagaaaacaaaaagaattATCAATGTCGGGAGTCACGGCGGGAGAAGGGAATCGGGAaatacaagaaaaaaaattatatttactcAATGCATATGTTTTATGCCGCGCTCCGTTTACAAGTGTTTGAACCATGGTATAAGCCACCGGCTTGACTTGTTGCCTTGGAGCAGACACCAGTGTAACCCGAGGATCATgaaggtacatgtacatgtaaaGATTTTATCAATGTCATTGGTTAGAATTGAGGATCGTGTGGGTATGATGTCGGGTAGCAACGCGAGGGGCAGCTCCGTGACAGGCTGTCGGCCGCCCGCAGCCTCGTTGGATTTGGGTGTTGATGTAAGGGCGAAACACGGTTACGATGTTTCTTTGGATAGAAGCAGTATTTTGATAAATCATCAATGGTTCGAAATCACGGGCTTGTGGTTGCCTTTGGATCACGGCCAGCCTGGCTTAAGAGCTCATGATGGCTCCTTTTCAAGTCACAGACGACTATTACGAGATTCTCGGCGTCCTACAATCCGCGGGAAAAGATGCCATCCGGGCAAGCTACAAACGACTTGCTCTGTTGCATCATCCGGACAGGAATCCAAACAATCCTAAAGCCACAGCTCAGTTTCAGCTGGTACGTCATCAAATGCTATTTTACTGAGAATCTTTGCAGTGGGATTGTAACCTCTTCTAGATCGAATCTGCC is part of the Trichoderma atroviride chromosome 1, complete sequence genome and encodes:
- a CDS encoding uncharacterized protein (TransMembrane:8 (i63-81o101-121i128-147o153-172i192-210o216-236i243-262o274-294i)~BUSCO:EOG092D2Z5Z) encodes the protein MSHRGPSGYGIGGPSAYPGGGGSVGVSDESNGGSILDQLRPYTSKVEDILDTASEPIKPYMPAIGRFLIVVTFLEDALRIITQWSDQLLYLHDYRHIPSGITHLFLLFNVIAMVSCSTLVIARKYSDYAVGGLMSVVVIQAFGYGLIFDLNFFLRNLSVIGGLLMVLSDSWVRKTKAFAGLPTLDEKDKKMYFQLAGRVLLIFLFIGFVFSGEWSFWRVLVCILGAGACVMVVVGFKAKYSATLLVVILSGFNLLVNNFWTLHEHHPHKDFAKYDFFQILSIVGGLLLLVNSGPGQFSIDEKKKVY